Below is a window of Chryseobacterium arthrosphaerae DNA.
TCCAGCCATTTCAATTGTCAGATGAGAGTATTTTAATTCAACATTTCCAAAACCATATATTTTGATGAAGAATTGCCTGCCGAAAGTGAAATACTTATCTTTGTTTTCTAAGGCTTATCCAAACATTGATCAGAAAACCTTCCCTATGAAAAAAAACAGCTTTTTATTTTCCGCAAAAGGAATTGTTCTTGCAGCTTTTCTTTCCTTACATACAGTTACTTATGCTCAGAAAACAACAGATATTTCAACGATTTCTGAAAAAACATTAAACAGTATCCTGGAAAAAAACAGAACCTATTACACACAGGGGAAAGTAGCAGATTATATTCCCGAGCTTGGAAAAATGGATGCCAAAGCTATTGCTTTTTCAGTGGTGGATAAGAACGGTAAAGTATTCAACACCGGTGATGTAAGTAAAAAATTTACCATGCAGAGTATCTCCAAGATCATCGCCTTAATGGTAGCCGTGAATGAAAAAGGAGAAGCCAATGTCTTTGATAAGATGGGTTACTTCGGATCAGACAGACCTTTCAATCATTTTTCCAATCTTGAAACTACAGGTAAGCCGCTCAACCCGATGATGAACGCCGGTGCGATCCTTACCACTTCCTTGATTTCCGGAGAAGGTGAAAAGCCATTCCTTAAAGTTCTGGACATGGTAAGGTATATTACCAGAAATCCAACCATCGACTACAGCAAATCTGTCTATGAATCCGAAAAATCTACCGGACACCGTAACCGGGGAATGTTTTACATCATGAAAAACAGCGGATTGATTTCAGGAAATGAAGATCAGCTGGATAACTATTTCAAACAATGTTCTATTGAACTGACTGCTGAAGATCTGGCGAAAATAGGATATTTCTTTGCCAATCAGTGCGTCCGTTTTGACGGAGATTCCCAATATAAAAATGCCGAAGTTGCCAGACTGATAGAATCTCAAATGCTGACTGCCGGAATGTATGAGTTCAGCGGCGAATATTCCAGAATGGTTGGATTACCGAGCAAATCCGGAGTTGGAGGCGGAATCACCGTGAGCGTTCCGGGGAAAATGGGTATCGGGGTATTCAGTCCTGCATTGGATCAGCATGGAAATTCACTGGCGGGTTATCATATGATCCTGGATCTGGTAAAACAGTACAATCTGAGTATTTTCTAAAAAGATTACCTTTCATAAAAAAAGCTCCGAAACATTATGTTTTTGGAGCTTTTTACGTTCATCTTCCAATAAACAACTGCCTGTGTGAAACTGTATTTCAATATTCGGAATACAGTACTACCCTCCTAAAAATATTCCCCCTACCGTATAAGATTAATAAATTGAAAATTTTATTCTATAACTCTGATTTCTGAATTTATAAGGTAACATTTTAAAAATATGAAGTAAATTTTTAAAGAAAAACGACATAAAATAAAATTATTATAACAGCAAATCATAAAATGATATGTATAAAACAATTTTTTTATTCCTGTTAAAATTATCAATTTCTTAACCTACCTGTGCAAATAATTCACAAAAAGCATTTCCCTATCATCTTTGTATAGTATTACAATTCAGTTCCATGTGAAATAAATTGGAATTTTTATGATTTTCGCAAAGCCGGTTTACATAGATTTAACACCCCTATCTGCATGTTATTTTTTTGTAATATTAGAAAAAACAAATCTCTTCTTTTTGAAATATTTTATTTTTTATTTCTATCTTTGCTTAACATTTCTTTAACTATAATTAATTATAATTATAGTTACTTGGATTGTGCCGCCTTGTTTATAATGAATAAGAAAATAAACTATATACTTTAATAGCGTTTGAATAATCAACATTTATTTGTTAAAAAATTATTACTAAATTGCATTTATGATTAAATATATATCATAATTTTATTATTTTTATTCACTCATAATAAAAAAACACTCTTTATCCCTGTAGGATTAGAGTTTTATTATGAAACCATATATTATTTTCAATACTATAGATGAGATGAAAAACTTGACCAATGCAAGGCCGAAGCCTTATGAAGAACTGAATAGCCGCCTTACTCCTGAAGATCCCCGGGTTGATAGTATTTTATTGAAAAATAATTACCAAAAAGACTTTATAATTAAAGATATAACAAGAACCAATTTTATTCGTTCATAGCAGGCATTAGCTCTATATATCAAAGAGTTGATGTTTGTGGTGAAATTTTTTACTAACATATCAACGCCATGAAAAACTTAACCATTATTGGACTAACGCCTTTTGAAAGGCCGGATGTCAATCTTATGCCTAAAATGCATCAGGCGGGTATATTTCCTGTTGTAAGCTTAGGGCATGAATTGTCAACTGCCAGGGAAGCTTTGAGCCTCCTTGACCAATCTGATATACCTTCGTATGGTATTCACATGTCTGACGAGATTTTTTTGGCACTTCAATTTCCCGAGAAAGTGACATTTGCCATCCTACCGTCCGGAATGTCAGTCAAGCAGAACTCAAACCTGAATATTATTTATCAGGTAACCAGTTTAGAGGAAGCAAGACAGGCGGAGCAATCAGGAGCAAAAGGAATTATTGTTAAAGGAAATGAGGCAGGAGGCCAAATCGGTTACGAATCTACATTCGTACTGTTCCAGCGCATTATCAGTGAAATCAAAAGCATTCCGGTTTGGGTACAGGGGGGAATAGGACTCCATACTGCCGCAGCTGTGAAAGCTTTGGGAGCAGCAGGTGTTGTTTTAGACAGCCAGCTTGCATTATTCCCTGAAAGCTCAGTTCCGAAAGATATTAAAGATTTATCATCAAAACTGAACGGAACAGAGACAAAGATCATTGCCAACCACCGTGTATTGGTAAGGCCCAATTCACCTTCATTGCCAGATGATATCACGGCTGAAGATCTTAAAAGCTATTTTACAGGTTTTGACATCAGCAAGAGCTACATCCCGATGGGACAGGATATTTCCCTTGCAACAGACCTGTATGAAGAGTTCAGAACCCTGAAAAAGCTTGCATTCGGACTGAAAGAAGCCATGTACGGCCACTTGAAACAGGCAAAAGCCCTTCAGGTGATTGATCAGAACAATTCATTAGCACAGGAACTCGGATTAAAATATCCAATTGCACAGGGACCAATGACCCGTGTAAGTGATGTTCCCGGATTTGCCAATGCAGTAGCAGAAGCAGGAGCCTTGCCATTTGTTGCCTTATCTTTATTAAAAGGAAATTCTGCAAAATCTCTGGTAATGGAAACCAAAGAACTGGCAGGTAATAAAACATGGGGGGTAGGAATTCTAGGATTTGCACCTCAGGAATTAAGGGATGAACAGACCTCTTATATCCTTGAAGCTCAACCACCTGCAGTATTGATCGCAGGCGGAAGACCGGCACAGGCCAAAGTATTTGAAAAAGCAGGAATAAAAACGTTCCTGCACGTTCCGTCTCCTGCCCTGTTGGATATTTTCCTTAAAGAAGGGGCTAAGAACTTTATCTTCGAAGGCCGTGAATGTGGAGGACACGTGGGTCCTTTATCCAGCATGGTTCTTTGGGAAAAACAGATTGAACGCATATTAAAAGAAGACCATCCGGAAAATATCAGTGTATTTTTTGCCGGTGGAATCCATAATGATTTCTCAACAGCATTCGTTTCTATCATGGCTGCTCCATTAGCTGCCAGAGGGGTAAAAGTAGGTGTATTGATGGGAACCGCTTACCTGTACACTCAGGAAGCTGTACAAACAGGTGCTATCCAGGAAGAATTCCAGGTACAGGCGATGCAGGCAAAAGATACGGTTTTACTGGAAACTGCGCCTGGTCACGAAACACGTTGTTTAAATACAGCATTCGCCAACTACTTTAATACCGAAAAAGCTAAACTTTTAGCTGCCGGAACCGATAAAAAAGAAGTATGGGAAAAGCTGGAAAAACTTAACGTAGGCCGTTTAAGAATTGCAGCTAAAGGAATTGAACGTCAGGGAGATCAGTTGGTCAACATTCCTAAAGACGATCAGTTGGATCTTGGAATGTACATGATCGGGCAGATTGCAACGATGCACAACAAAGTTCTTACCCTTGAAGAACTTCACCAAAACGTCAGTATCAACAATTACGAATATATCCAAAACGCTGAATTGTCAGAACAGCCAACATCAAGCGAAAAGCCATTAGACATTGCAATCGTAGGAATGGAATGTATTTTCCCTGGTGCCAAAAACCTGGATGAATTCTGGAGAAACATCATCTTAGGAAAAGACAGCGTTACCGAAGTTCCGGATGAAAGATGGAATAAAGACCTCTATTACAAACCGGATTCAGACGAAGCGGATGTATCCCATTCAAAATGGGGTGGTTTCATCCCGAAAATTGATTTTGATCCTTTAGCATTCGGAATTCCGCCACAATCTCTTGCCGCTATTGAACCTACGCAACTGCTTACTTTATTGGTAGCAAAACGTGCGATGGAAGATGCAGGATATGGTGAAAAACATATCAACAGAGAAAACATTTCTGTCATTATCGGGGCTGAAGGAGGTAACGACCTTGCCAACAGCTATAGTTTCAGAGGATATTATAAACAGGTTTTCGGAGAACTTCACGAAGAAGTAAAAGAGGCTTTCCCACATACTACAGAGGATTCTTTTCCTGGTATTTTGGCCAATGTGATCGCAGGTAGGATTACGAACCGTCTTGATTTGGGCGGAAGAAACTTTACCGTAGATGCCGCATGTGCTTCTTCTTTAGCCGCTATTGACCTGGCATGTCAGGAACTGGTATTGGGTAAATCTGATATGGTTCTTGCCGGAGGTGCAGACTTACATAACGGAATCAACGATTACCTGATGTTCTCCAGCACCCACGCCCTTTCCAGAAAAGGAAGATGTGCCACATTCGACAGTGAGGCAGACGGAATTGCCCTTGGAGAAGGAATCGCCATCCTTGTGTTGAAAAGATATGAAGACGCCATCAACGATGGTGATCGTATTTACTCTGTCATCAAAGGAGTGGGTGGATCCAGTGATGGTAAAGCTCTTGGATTGACTGCTCCTAGAAAAGTAGGTCAGGTAAGAGCGCTTGAGCGTGCTTATACCCAGGCAGGAATCAGTGCTGCAGCTGTAGGATTGGTAGAAGCTCATGGTACAGGAACCGTTGTTGGAGACAGAACAGAATTAAGTGCATTAACCAACCTATTCAGTCGTTCAGGGGCTTTACCTGGACAAACACATTTAGGTTCCGTGAAAACCCAGATCGGACATACTAAGTGCGCAGCAGGCTTAGCAGGTTTAATCAAAGCTTCCCTTGCTGTTTACCATGGAGTAAAGCCTCCTACCCTTCACCTTAAGCAGCCAAACGCTTATTATAACGCACAAACCAGCCCATTCTCTTTCCACGCTGAAACAGGATTATGGACGGAGAAAAACCGTTATGCAGGAATCAGTGCTTTTGGATTTGGGGGAACCAACTTCCACACTGTCATTGCGAACCATCCGAAACAGGATAATTCTATTGCGATGCAGTCATGGCCTTCAGAATTATTTGTATTCCGTGGGGATACTTATGAGGAAGCAAAAGGGCAATCAAGCCAAATCAAAACATTATTGGAAATCAATGATGAGATTCCATTAAAAGATATTGCTTACAGCTTAAGCATCAGTTCAGAGAAACCAATTCAGTTCAGTATCGTAGCTGATACCGCTGTAGATCTGATGATGAAAATTGAGTTAGTATTGGTAGGAATTGAAACCAAAGATACTTTCACGGTCAGCAAAAAAGAAGGTAAAGTAGCTTTCACATTCCCTGGACAAGGAAGTCAGAGAATCAATATGGCCCGTGATCTGTTCGTAGTATTCCCGGCTATGCGTAAGGTGATTGACAATTATCCTGAACTTGAAAAAGTTGTTTTCCCTTCAACAACCTTCAATGAAGCGGATTTAAAGCAACAAAAAGAAACCATTAAAGATACCCGTTTAGCACAACCGCTTTTAGGAATTGTTGATCTTGCATTAGCGAAATTCTTAGAATCATTGGGAATCATTCCTGATATGCTGGCTGGTCAT
It encodes the following:
- the glsA gene encoding glutaminase A yields the protein MKKNSFLFSAKGIVLAAFLSLHTVTYAQKTTDISTISEKTLNSILEKNRTYYTQGKVADYIPELGKMDAKAIAFSVVDKNGKVFNTGDVSKKFTMQSISKIIALMVAVNEKGEANVFDKMGYFGSDRPFNHFSNLETTGKPLNPMMNAGAILTTSLISGEGEKPFLKVLDMVRYITRNPTIDYSKSVYESEKSTGHRNRGMFYIMKNSGLISGNEDQLDNYFKQCSIELTAEDLAKIGYFFANQCVRFDGDSQYKNAEVARLIESQMLTAGMYEFSGEYSRMVGLPSKSGVGGGITVSVPGKMGIGVFSPALDQHGNSLAGYHMILDLVKQYNLSIF
- a CDS encoding type I polyketide synthase, whose amino-acid sequence is MKNLTIIGLTPFERPDVNLMPKMHQAGIFPVVSLGHELSTAREALSLLDQSDIPSYGIHMSDEIFLALQFPEKVTFAILPSGMSVKQNSNLNIIYQVTSLEEARQAEQSGAKGIIVKGNEAGGQIGYESTFVLFQRIISEIKSIPVWVQGGIGLHTAAAVKALGAAGVVLDSQLALFPESSVPKDIKDLSSKLNGTETKIIANHRVLVRPNSPSLPDDITAEDLKSYFTGFDISKSYIPMGQDISLATDLYEEFRTLKKLAFGLKEAMYGHLKQAKALQVIDQNNSLAQELGLKYPIAQGPMTRVSDVPGFANAVAEAGALPFVALSLLKGNSAKSLVMETKELAGNKTWGVGILGFAPQELRDEQTSYILEAQPPAVLIAGGRPAQAKVFEKAGIKTFLHVPSPALLDIFLKEGAKNFIFEGRECGGHVGPLSSMVLWEKQIERILKEDHPENISVFFAGGIHNDFSTAFVSIMAAPLAARGVKVGVLMGTAYLYTQEAVQTGAIQEEFQVQAMQAKDTVLLETAPGHETRCLNTAFANYFNTEKAKLLAAGTDKKEVWEKLEKLNVGRLRIAAKGIERQGDQLVNIPKDDQLDLGMYMIGQIATMHNKVLTLEELHQNVSINNYEYIQNAELSEQPTSSEKPLDIAIVGMECIFPGAKNLDEFWRNIILGKDSVTEVPDERWNKDLYYKPDSDEADVSHSKWGGFIPKIDFDPLAFGIPPQSLAAIEPTQLLTLLVAKRAMEDAGYGEKHINRENISVIIGAEGGNDLANSYSFRGYYKQVFGELHEEVKEAFPHTTEDSFPGILANVIAGRITNRLDLGGRNFTVDAACASSLAAIDLACQELVLGKSDMVLAGGADLHNGINDYLMFSSTHALSRKGRCATFDSEADGIALGEGIAILVLKRYEDAINDGDRIYSVIKGVGGSSDGKALGLTAPRKVGQVRALERAYTQAGISAAAVGLVEAHGTGTVVGDRTELSALTNLFSRSGALPGQTHLGSVKTQIGHTKCAAGLAGLIKASLAVYHGVKPPTLHLKQPNAYYNAQTSPFSFHAETGLWTEKNRYAGISAFGFGGTNFHTVIANHPKQDNSIAMQSWPSELFVFRGDTYEEAKGQSSQIKTLLEINDEIPLKDIAYSLSISSEKPIQFSIVADTAVDLMMKIELVLVGIETKDTFTVSKKEGKVAFTFPGQGSQRINMARDLFVVFPAMRKVIDNYPELEKVVFPSTTFNEADLKQQKETIKDTRLAQPLLGIVDLALAKFLESLGIIPDMLAGHSYGELPALCFSGVFGEDKLVDLSIQRAKSILNSVEGGDPGSMLAASATHERLQPIIAKVEGCYPVNFNAPTQCVIAGSTEAINKLLEVLKQEGISAKKLEVACAFHSPLLAKSKDLYADVLKDVPFQEMQIPVWSNTTADVYPSNPADIKERLTDHLVQPVRFVEQMQAMYNDGARIFIEVGPGKVLTGLAKSCIEKDQLTLYVEDSSRNKFTHLLCMLAQYLGTGRSFNIEKLFDGRFVQLVDINQPELYKKSPAIWRVNGQAAHPTTGSLPANGALPIINPIPMNNFTTHNTQAPAPESLSTAERMLQEYLNSMKLMIQAQRDVMLSFMGQNPQVNPMPVYNTPMPAPTPERTIPVQQVQQTATVAVAATAVAVKATPTRDIKALLLQVVSDKTGYPQEMLGMEMDLEADLSIDSIKRVEIIGTLRNELGTLAKGNTNEDMVMEQLAGIKTLSGLVSWLTEFSGADATVTSEKNGTSTEVSSKPQAKSALSLEDLQNAILNIVSEKTGYPKEMLGLDLDLEADLSIDSIKRMEIIADLKNKIGFGENLEQADDVMEKLAAIKTLRGLASWISEMSGDNSEVKNEVKEEVASEPTNNVLSRLRFDITPTDASSVQNTDILQRKRFAITQDDTQQTSAIKAELEKHGAIVELVDANKDLSNVDGLIMLDLFSATDKPSIIDHVDLIKKLDFDKAKWVYLISDIAAHIQEINDVSVLRHHQGYPGLFKSLAREFDHTTCRFISLSTPQEVDQIADITLKEILTNDKPAEVIYKNEQRHKVDIIPSPLSTSLNEAHIQLDQKSVVLVLGGAQGITAELVKHMSQAYPCTYILVGRSADPRNEASAKEFEGMKTKEEIRAYLIKSGKFTSPAEIEKETTKIFKNNQILRTIRDMKALGNTIIYQSLDLCDEEGLSNLISSIYEKYNRLDGVIHGAGLLEDKLFKQKTTSSFGRVFDTKVKPLRVLAEQLRTDCQFVVLFSSIASVYGNKGQTDYAAANSVLDDYANALNKRLQGKVISINWGPWKGAGMVSSTLESEYERRGISMIPLDEGKEIFLNEIKYGTESQVLIMSGNNW